A window of the Pseudomonadota bacterium genome harbors these coding sequences:
- a CDS encoding DUF2244 domain-containing protein translates to MVTELESGANHGSAWLLRPTRSMTWPEAKRFILLVTLMCATIGGSFAWFGLWMVMPFCGIEALAVALAFYVVLRDGERRELVRIEGEKLVIETGNRELEQRHEFNSLWVRVDLARSRYRHHPTRLFVGTHGRAVELGRFLTDGERDSLSRSLINALKKNR, encoded by the coding sequence ATGGTGACCGAGCTTGAGAGCGGCGCGAACCATGGCAGCGCATGGCTGCTGCGGCCTACGCGCTCCATGACCTGGCCTGAGGCCAAGCGCTTCATCCTGCTTGTGACGCTCATGTGCGCCACCATAGGCGGCAGCTTCGCCTGGTTCGGGCTGTGGATGGTGATGCCGTTCTGTGGCATCGAGGCGCTGGCGGTGGCGCTGGCCTTCTACGTCGTCCTGCGCGACGGCGAACGCCGCGAGCTGGTGCGCATCGAGGGCGAAAAGCTCGTCATCGAGACCGGCAATCGCGAGCTCGAACAGCGCCATGAGTTCAATTCCCTGTGGGTGCGGGTCGACCTCGCCCGCTCGCGCTACCGGCACCACCCCACGCGCCTGTTCGTCGGGACCCACGGTCGTGCCGTGGAACTCGGTCGATTCCTGACCGACGGTGAGCGCGACAGTTTGTCGCGATCCCTGATTAACGCCTTGAAGAAAAACCGGTAG
- the bioD gene encoding dethiobiotin synthase — protein MSLSLFVTGTDTGCGKTRISCALLEALSRAGVSATGMKPVATGALRSNGLLVQEDVKALVAASNVAIPRRYVNPYLFVPPCSPNIAAQQANTAIELAVIEEAFDSCQSRAESVVVEGVGGWCVPLGDNLWLEDLALRLKLPVLLVVGIRLGCINHAVLSARAIIESGLPLLGWIANVVDPHTVEAAAVINTITRHLDAPRLAVLDYAPGASAAHIAPQLGGCVDALRRQSLS, from the coding sequence ATGAGCCTGTCATTGTTCGTTACCGGTACCGACACCGGCTGTGGCAAGACCCGTATCAGTTGCGCGCTGCTGGAAGCGTTGTCACGCGCCGGTGTGAGTGCCACCGGCATGAAGCCGGTGGCGACCGGCGCGCTGCGCAGTAACGGCCTGTTGGTCCAGGAGGACGTGAAGGCGCTGGTCGCCGCATCCAACGTCGCCATCCCGCGTCGCTACGTCAATCCCTACCTGTTCGTGCCACCGTGTTCGCCGAACATCGCGGCACAACAGGCCAATACCGCCATCGAACTGGCGGTCATCGAGGAAGCTTTCGATTCCTGCCAGAGCCGCGCCGAGTCGGTGGTCGTGGAAGGCGTTGGCGGCTGGTGCGTGCCGCTCGGCGACAACCTGTGGCTGGAGGATCTTGCGCTGCGTCTCAAGCTGCCGGTGCTGCTGGTGGTGGGCATTCGCCTGGGCTGCATCAACCACGCGGTGCTGAGCGCGCGCGCCATCATCGAATCGGGCTTGCCGCTGCTCGGCTGGATAGCGAATGTGGTCGATCCGCACACGGTCGAAGCGGCTGCCGTCATCAACACCATCACCCGCCACCTCGACGCCCCGCGCCTGGCGGTGCTCGATTACGCGCCGGGCGCCAGCGCCGCGCACATCGCGCCGCAGCTTGGCGGCTGCGTCGATGCCCTGCGTCGCCAGAGTCTGTCCTGA
- the bioC gene encoding malonyl-ACP O-methyltransferase BioC: protein MNFAPPPALDKRRVATSFDRAARSYDRHDFLQREVAARAIERLDYVNVQPGHILDLGSGTGRCARALASRYKRAQVVQCDLALGMLRQARSLERRFFSRQRFVAGDFERLPFRDGQFHMAFSSLALQWSQNLEAAFTEVRRSLAVGGLFMFTTLGPDTLRELRKAWTSVSSAPNVNQFLDMHDIGDTLLRAGFGDPVMETEYLTVPYDDLITLMRDLKGIGASNSHADRARGMLGRKRLAALEAAYEAERRDDGKLPATYEVVYGHAWAIEGRRRQPQDVHTFPLEKLRRR from the coding sequence ATGAACTTCGCGCCGCCCCCCGCCCTCGACAAACGCCGCGTCGCGACCAGCTTCGACCGTGCCGCGCGCAGCTACGACCGCCATGATTTCCTGCAACGCGAAGTCGCGGCCCGCGCCATCGAGCGACTCGACTACGTAAACGTGCAACCTGGCCATATCCTCGATTTAGGCTCGGGTACCGGCCGTTGCGCGCGCGCCCTCGCCAGCCGTTACAAGCGTGCCCAGGTCGTACAGTGCGACCTGGCGCTCGGCATGTTGCGCCAGGCGCGCAGCCTCGAACGGCGGTTTTTTTCGCGCCAGCGGTTTGTCGCCGGTGATTTCGAACGACTGCCGTTTCGCGATGGTCAATTTCACATGGCGTTCTCGAGCCTCGCGCTGCAGTGGAGTCAGAATCTCGAAGCCGCGTTCACCGAAGTGCGACGCAGCCTCGCCGTCGGCGGACTGTTCATGTTCACAACGCTCGGCCCGGACACCCTGCGCGAACTGCGTAAGGCGTGGACCAGCGTCTCGAGCGCGCCGAACGTCAACCAGTTCCTCGACATGCACGACATCGGCGATACGCTGCTGCGCGCCGGCTTCGGCGACCCGGTGATGGAAACCGAATACCTGACCGTGCCCTACGACGACCTCATCACGCTCATGCGCGATCTGAAGGGCATAGGCGCGTCGAACAGCCATGCCGATCGCGCGCGCGGCATGTTGGGACGTAAACGCCTGGCCGCCCTCGAGGCGGCCTACGAAGCCGAACGTCGCGACGACGGCAAATTGCCGGCCACCTACGAGGTGGTTTACGGTCACGCCTGGGCGATCGAAGGCCGCCGTCGTCAGCCGCAGGACGTACATACCTTTCCACTGGAAAAGCTACGCCGCCGATGA
- the bioF gene encoding 8-amino-7-oxononanoate synthase: protein MSAALDTRVTDGLNAARAAYRVRKLDERDNAQGVDVVIDGRPLVNFTSNDYLGLAAHPRVVGRVQEELRQHGFGSGSAALLSGRSSLHAELERELARFTGMQSALLFSSGYLANLGALTALTSNSDLIVHDRLNHASLIDGVLASGAQHRRYSHLDVERAGALLQASAHQMKWLVSESVFSMDGDVASIESLDALCHGHGATLYVDDAHGFGVLNDGRGAASALPPPRRDALVTMFTLGKSLGSVGGVVLANASVCEYLVQRARTYIYDTALPPVCAAAALEALAILRESPARPRTLAARVASFRQRATASGIALTASTTPIQPIMIGDDARAVAVTQRLLADGLYVRAIRPPTVPAGTARLRITLTHDHSDEHIERLVTALARALEA, encoded by the coding sequence GTGTCCGCCGCCCTCGATACACGCGTCACCGACGGCCTGAACGCCGCACGGGCCGCGTACCGGGTGCGCAAGTTGGACGAGCGCGATAACGCGCAGGGTGTCGACGTCGTCATCGATGGGCGGCCGCTCGTCAACTTCACCAGCAACGACTACCTCGGCCTCGCCGCGCACCCGCGCGTGGTCGGCCGCGTCCAGGAAGAATTGCGACAACACGGTTTCGGTAGCGGCAGCGCCGCTTTGCTGTCGGGGCGTTCCAGCCTGCACGCCGAACTCGAACGCGAGCTCGCACGTTTCACCGGCATGCAGTCCGCGTTACTGTTCTCCTCCGGCTACCTGGCCAATCTCGGTGCACTCACCGCACTCACTTCCAACAGTGATCTCATCGTTCACGATCGCCTGAACCATGCCTCGCTGATCGACGGCGTGTTGGCGAGTGGCGCCCAGCATCGTCGCTACTCGCATCTCGATGTCGAACGCGCGGGCGCTTTGTTGCAAGCAAGCGCTCACCAAATGAAATGGCTGGTGAGCGAATCGGTGTTCAGCATGGACGGCGATGTCGCATCCATCGAATCCCTGGACGCTCTGTGCCATGGTCACGGCGCGACGCTTTACGTGGATGATGCCCACGGTTTCGGCGTTTTGAATGACGGTCGAGGTGCGGCCAGCGCACTGCCGCCGCCTCGACGGGATGCCCTGGTGACGATGTTCACCCTGGGCAAGAGCCTCGGCTCGGTGGGCGGCGTGGTGCTCGCCAACGCCTCGGTGTGTGAATACCTGGTGCAACGCGCGCGCACCTACATCTACGACACCGCCTTGCCACCGGTATGCGCCGCCGCGGCATTGGAAGCCTTGGCTATCTTGCGTGAATCGCCCGCCCGGCCGCGTACCCTCGCGGCGCGCGTCGCGAGTTTCCGCCAACGGGCCACGGCGTCGGGAATCGCCTTGACCGCCAGTACGACACCAATTCAGCCGATCATGATTGGTGACGACGCCCGCGCGGTCGCCGTTACGCAGCGCTTGCTGGCGGACGGCCTCTACGTGCGCGCCATCCGGCCGCCGACGGTGCCGGCGGGCACGGCGCGTCTGCGCATCACTCTCACCCACGACCACAGCGACGAACACATCGAGCGCCTCGTCACCGCGCTCGCGCGCGCCCTCGAAGCATGA